A single Myxocyprinus asiaticus isolate MX2 ecotype Aquarium Trade chromosome 50, UBuf_Myxa_2, whole genome shotgun sequence DNA region contains:
- the LOC127439073 gene encoding transmembrane protein 221-like — MTQNSYSQRTLVVLAFLGILSAIMSILSVILIFQLQTQQAGIKESPSFVSSEIAAVLMPVSTVLSALSLTLSLSSVVVCLLHSYFTTEMCRGEQDTQRADWFLLDSRAVRHVAIGLFCLGVSVYLAAMSIYMLLVFEVETGIASVCVLSSGVLVLLLIIIHSLIRAARTAEHFRNEYAHTMYRNDPESSAGSRRSNLSLTDKLRRQHSLASLQRDFTNIDPKQKTQYSPSSGPHVHSSDSSGRSGRTHQTLSTDSGLFHTQAKPWNGVNSEMRSVLARKATLKDSTLV, encoded by the exons ATGACGCAGAATTCCTACAGTCAGCGGACTCTCGTGGTGCTCGCGTTTTTAGGGATTTTATCCGCAATTATGTCCATATTATCGGTCATTTTGATTTTTCAGCTGCAAACGCAACAGGCTGGAATAAAGGAGTCGCCTTCTTTCGTGTCGAGTGAGATTGCAGCGGTTTTAATGCCTGTTTCTACAGTGCTCTCAGCCTTGTCTCTGACGCTCAGCTTGAGTTCAGTTGTCGTGTGTCTCCTCCACAGTTATTTCACAACTGAAATGTGCAGAGGGGAACAAGATACACAAAG GGCCGATTGGTTTCTATTGGATAGCAGGGCTGTCCGGCATGTGGCCATTGGACTTTTTTGCCTTGGAGTTTCAGTTTATTTAGCTG CCATGTCCATTTACATGTTGTTGGTATTTGAAGTTGAGACTGGAATAGCCAGTGTGTGCGTTCTGTCCTCCGGTGTGCTCGTCCTGTTACTTATCATTATTCACTCCTTAATACGGGCAGCACGCACAGCTGAACACTTCCGCAATGAATATGCCCACACCATGTACCGAAATGACCCTGAAAGCAGCGCTGGAAGTCGTAGGTCGAACTTAAGCCTTACGGACAAGCTGAGGAGGCAGCACAGCTTAGCTAGTCTGCAACGGGATTTCACCAACATTGATCCAAAGCAGAAAACCCAGTACTCGCCATCCAGTGGGCCTCACGTTCACTCTAGTGATAGCAGTGGCAGAAGCGGCCGAACACACCAGACCCTTTCGACTGATTCGGGCCTGTTTCACACCCAGGCGAAACCTTGGAACGGTGTAAACAGTGAGATGAGATCTGTGCTAGCACGCAAGGCCACGTTGAAGGATTCAACTTTAGTATGA
- the LOC127439075 gene encoding BLOC-1-related complex subunit 8-like isoform X2 encodes MDDQEMHLKVKRVTDKFTESMFVLANEPSIALYRLQEHVRRSLPELVQHKTDMQSWEEQSQGAIYTVEYACSAVKSMSNSSLYFKNIDGLLRQAISLKEQISNSQGRRKKTLDPGMVKDGGEKHSSGI; translated from the exons ATGGACGATCAAGAAATGCATTTGAAAGTAAAAAGAG TGACTGATAAATTCACAGAGAGTATGTTTGTGTTGGCCAATGAACCGTCTATAGCGCTGTATAGATTACAAGAGCACGTCAGGAGGTCCTTACCAGAGCTGGTGCAACACAAG ACAGACATGCAGAGTTGGGAGGAACAAAGCCAGGGAGCAATATACACTGTTGAATATGCATGCAG TGCCGTTAAAAGTATGTCAAATAGTAGCCTGTATTTCAAGAACATAGACGGGCTGCTCCGGCAAGCAATCTCACTGAAGGAACAGATCAGCAACTCACAGGGACGCAG GAAAAAAACTTTGGATCCCGGCATGGTTAAGGATGGAGGAGAAAAGCACAGCTCTGGAATATAA
- the LOC127439075 gene encoding BLOC-1-related complex subunit 8-like isoform X1: MDDQEMHLKVKRVTDKFTESMFVLANEPSIALYRLQEHVRRSLPELVQHKTDMQSWEEQSQGAIYTVEYACSAVKSMSNSSLYFKNIDGLLRQAISLKEQISNSQGRSGVKPTINQNETSTHASVTPP, from the exons ATGGACGATCAAGAAATGCATTTGAAAGTAAAAAGAG TGACTGATAAATTCACAGAGAGTATGTTTGTGTTGGCCAATGAACCGTCTATAGCGCTGTATAGATTACAAGAGCACGTCAGGAGGTCCTTACCAGAGCTGGTGCAACACAAG ACAGACATGCAGAGTTGGGAGGAACAAAGCCAGGGAGCAATATACACTGTTGAATATGCATGCAG TGCCGTTAAAAGTATGTCAAATAGTAGCCTGTATTTCAAGAACATAGACGGGCTGCTCCGGCAAGCAATCTCACTGAAGGAACAGATCAGCAACTCACAGGGACGCAG TGGTGTGAAACCTACAATTAATCAAAATGAGACATCCACACATGCTTCAGTCACTCCACCTTGA
- the LOC127439074 gene encoding DNA-binding protein RFXANK-like — protein sequence MENRLDETAANHSTTLTNKQRGNEVTVRPATLDNLSIHQLAAHGEISQVETHLDKDDSALNSQDERGFTPLMWAAAFGEIMMVEFLLQKGANPKTLARERESALSLASAGGFADIVNVLLKYDVDIDSYDWNGGTPLLYAVRGNHMKCVEALLRYGADITFEADSGYSPVALAVALGHKKVQKLLEEHILKLFRGPVSALEST from the exons ATGGAAAACAGACTTGACGAGACTGCTGCAAACCATTCGACCACTCTGACTAATAAACAGCGCGGGAATGAGGTCACAGTCCGACCCGCCACTTTAGATA ATCTCTCAATTCATCAGCTGGCAGCCCATGGAGAGATTTCACAAGTGGAGACACATCTAGACAAAG ACGACTCTGCATTAAACAGTCAAGATGAGCGAGGTTTCACCCCATTGATGTGGGCCGCTGCATTTGGAGAAATAATGATGGTGGAGTTTCTCCTACAGAAG GGAGCCAATCCGAAAACACTAGCTCGGGAACGAGAGAGTGCCCTGTCTTTAGCCAGTGCTGGGGGATTTGCAGATATTGTTAATGTTCTCCTAAAATATGATGTTGACATTGACTCCTATGACTGG AATGGTGGGACCCCTCTTCTTTATGCAGTTCGTGGTAATCACATGAAATGCGTTGAAGCTCTCTTAA GATATGGGGCAGATATTACGTTTGAGGCAGACTCTGGATATAGCCCTGTAGCTCTTGCTGTTGCTCTGGGTCACAAAAAAG TGCAAAAACTTCTTGAGGAACACATTCTGAAACTGTTTCGTGGACCAGTTTCAGCATTAGAGAGCACATGA